In a genomic window of Pedobacter sp. KBS0701:
- a CDS encoding acylphosphatase, with the protein MKHLNIKVTGKVQGVGFRETTKIIANQMMVNGFVRNEKDGSVYIEAEGEEIFLEEFLNWCNEGPDRSRVENVAVSDGEVKNYRNFEVLRK; encoded by the coding sequence ATGAAACATCTCAATATAAAAGTAACAGGCAAAGTACAGGGCGTTGGCTTTAGAGAAACTACTAAAATTATTGCCAACCAAATGATGGTAAATGGTTTTGTAAGGAACGAAAAAGACGGATCGGTTTATATAGAAGCGGAAGGCGAAGAAATTTTTTTGGAAGAATTTCTAAACTGGTGCAATGAAGGCCCTGACCGCTCACGTGTAGAAAATGTGGCGGTGAGCGATGGCGAAGTGAAAAACTATCGTAATTTTGAAGTCTTAAGAAAATAA
- a CDS encoding nitronate monooxygenase family protein: MNPICKLFNIKYPIIQAGMVWCSGWRLASAVSNAGGLGIIGAGSMYPDVLRTHIQKCRLATHQPFGVNIPLLYPNIQEIIDVVIEEKVKIVFSSAGNPATWTSFLKEKGITVVHVIANTKFAIKAQEAGVDAIVAEGFEAGGHNGREETTTMCLIPIIKELVNIPVIAAGGIGSGKAMLAAFALGADAVQIGSAFAVAEESSAHQAFKHKIIAASEGDTKLAMKKLVPVRLLKNEFADAITKAEADGASRDELAELLGHARAKLGMFEGDMENGELEIGQVSAMLKEIKPARVILDEIWQEFNVKIAQLAQLQNNFYI, encoded by the coding sequence ATGAACCCAATCTGTAAACTATTCAATATTAAATATCCTATTATTCAGGCTGGAATGGTTTGGTGCAGTGGCTGGAGACTGGCTTCAGCAGTTTCTAATGCAGGAGGCCTGGGCATTATTGGAGCAGGTTCAATGTATCCTGACGTTTTAAGAACACATATTCAAAAGTGTAGATTAGCAACTCATCAGCCATTTGGCGTTAATATTCCATTACTTTACCCTAATATTCAGGAAATTATAGATGTAGTAATTGAAGAAAAGGTAAAAATTGTATTTTCTTCTGCCGGTAACCCGGCAACATGGACCAGTTTTTTAAAAGAAAAGGGTATTACTGTGGTTCATGTAATTGCGAATACAAAATTTGCTATAAAAGCTCAGGAAGCCGGTGTTGATGCGATTGTTGCCGAAGGTTTTGAGGCGGGTGGGCATAACGGGAGAGAAGAAACTACAACGATGTGTTTAATCCCTATAATAAAAGAGCTTGTTAACATTCCGGTCATCGCTGCAGGTGGCATCGGGAGTGGTAAAGCCATGCTGGCTGCATTTGCCTTAGGTGCTGATGCCGTTCAAATAGGTTCGGCTTTTGCAGTGGCCGAAGAATCGTCTGCTCATCAGGCGTTTAAACATAAAATTATTGCTGCCAGTGAGGGCGATACTAAACTAGCGATGAAAAAACTGGTTCCGGTAAGGTTACTGAAAAATGAATTTGCTGATGCTATTACCAAAGCTGAAGCCGACGGAGCAAGCCGGGATGAGCTGGCTGAACTTTTGGGCCATGCCAGGGCGAAACTGGGAATGTTTGAAGGCGATATGGAAAATGGCGAACTTGAAATCGGTCAGGTTTCGGCAATGCTGAAAGAAATTAAGCCTGCAAGAGTTATCCTTGACGAAATATGGCAGGAATTTAATGTAAAAATAGCCCAGCTTGCGCAACTGCAAAACAATTTTTATATCTAA